Proteins from one Telopea speciosissima isolate NSW1024214 ecotype Mountain lineage chromosome 1, Tspe_v1, whole genome shotgun sequence genomic window:
- the LOC122649171 gene encoding histone-lysine N-methyltransferase SUVR3, with translation MFQEAKWICERARTEDEAELIECAELILPWLPPSDLASVSSTCKALHRISRIINTRRASDAARSFETNPIPFLNSVDDQPYSYFIYSQSQILGFPDSSPLSQQPWGFIPRPTYSNRPYSKPSSDTGFDLNPMRSFSRTLELDCGCDCKICSQSHQVKEVGKSECCPCSTIRPELLGSSPDAEMVMTECGPSCACGLDCEYRSTLRGISIRLAIVKDQRKGWGLHASQFIGRGEFVCEYAGEVLTTEEARRRQQKYDELASISQFSSALLVVREHLPSRKACLRVNIDATRVGNIARFVNHSCDGGNLSTVLVRNSGLLLPRLCFFASRDIQEGEEVTFSYGDVRLRPNGLQCFCSSSGCFRVLPSEQT, from the exons ATGTTCCAGGAGGCGAAGTGGATTTGTGAGCGTGCCCGAACCGAAGACGAAGCAGAACTAATTGAATGCGCAGAGCTAATCCTTCCATGGCTGCCACCGTCCGACCTTGCTTCCGTGTCTTCGACCTGCAAAGCCCTCCACCGGATATCCCGAATAATCAACACCAGGAGAGCTTCGGATGCCGCGAGAAGCTTCGAAACGAATCCCATCCCATTCCTCAACTCCGTCGATGACCAACCCTACTCCTATTTCATCTACTCCCAATCTCAAATTCTAGGTTTCCCTGACTCTTCTCCCTTATCCCAACAACCATGGGGATTCATCCCTAGACCTACTTATAGTAACAGACCCTACTCGAAGCCATCTTCAGATACTGGTTTCGATCTGAATCCGATGCGTTCCTTCTCAAGAACGCTCGAACTTGATTGTGGTTGTGACTGTAAGATCTGTTCTCAATCTCATCAAGTGAAAGAAGTCGGGAAATCAGAATGCTGCCCATGTTCGACTATCCGGCCCGAGCTTTTGGGTTCGAGTCCGGACGCGGAAATGGTGATGACCGAGTGTGGACCGAGTTGCGCTTGCGGGTTGGATTGTGAGTACCGCTCGACTCTGCGAGGAATTTCAATTCGGCTGGCAATCGTTAAGGATCAGAGGAAAGGTTGGGGATTGCACGCCTCTCAGTTCATTGGGCGTGGCGAATTCGTCTGCGAGTACGCTG GTGAAGTATTGACAACTGAAGAAGCCAGAAGGCGGCAGCAGAAGTACGATGAACTTGCTTCAATTAGTCAATTTTCTTCTGCCCTTTTGGTTGTGCGAGAGCATCTACCTTCCAGGAAAGCATGTTTGAGGGTGAACATTGATGCCACAAGAGTTGGAAATATTGCACGCTTTGTTAATCATTCTTGTGATGGCGGCAATCTTTCAACAGTCTTGGTGAGAAACTCAGGCTTGTTGCTACCTCGTCTTTGTTTCTTTGCTTCTAGAGACATACAAGAAGGTGAAGAGGTTACATTTAGTTATGGAGATGTTAGACTCAGGCCTAATGGCTTACAATGTTTTTGTAGTAGCTCTGGTTGCTTCAGAGTGCTGCCTTCAGAACAGACATGA
- the LOC122666430 gene encoding LOB domain-containing protein 20 — protein sequence MDQDLQQGDDTSVHVKPSSYGRRSSSGIGKRAAVTPPTPSTTTTTAPPCGACKFLRRKCISGCIFAPYFGSDQGAARFAAVHKVFGASNVSKLLLRVLPNRRHDAVLTISYEAQARLSDPVYGCVSTILALQQQVASLQAELSAVHNQLMSSRLAMVNALQSIQQHQQNQPLHQPPNFAVLQPAYSNNSSVSNNLVNLSSLSSNFDIAVETTAPSSRSFDPLQLSRLSQEEEDEEDETHNPAALANQILHQK from the exons ATGGATCAGGACCTCCAACAAGGCGATGACACATCCGTCCACGTCAAGCCCTCTAGTTATGGCCGGCGTAGCAGTAGTGGCATCGGAAAACGAGCTGCTGTTACTCCTCCTACgccatcaacaacaacaacaacagctcCACCATGTGGTGCATGCAAGTTCTTAAGAAGGAAATGCATTAGTGGGTGCATCTTTGCACCATATTTTGGATCAGATCAAGGTGCAGCTCGCTTCGCTGCAGTCCACAAGGTGTTTGGTGCAAGTAATGTTTCGAAGCTTTTGTTGCGTGTCCTTCCAAACCGACGACATGATGCAGTTCTCACCATTTCTTATGAGGCTCAAGCTAGGTTGTCTGATCCTGTTTATGGATGTGTCTCTACAATACTTGCTTTGCAGCAACag GTGGCCTCATTGCAAGCCGAGCTCTCTGCTGTGCATAACCAGCTGATGAGCAGTAGGTTAGCCATGGTGAATGCTCTTCAGAGCATACAGCAGCATCAACAGAATCAGCCTCTTCATCAACCACCAAATTTTGCAGTGCTTCAGCCGGCTTACTCTAATAATTCGTCGGTCTCCAACAATCTTGTCAACCTCAGCAGCTTATCTTCCAATTTCGACATTGCAGTTGAGACGACTGCACCATCGTCCCGTAGCTTTGACCCTCTTCAGCTCTCCCGGCTTTCACAGgaggaagaggatgaggaaGATGAGACCCATAATCCAGCTGCTCTCGCCAATCAGATACTTCACCAGAAAtaa